The Neobacillus sp. OS1-2 genome includes a window with the following:
- a CDS encoding LTA synthase family protein, with protein sequence MNKFRLSKKLNNSHITFFVVAVVLFWIKTYAAYQIEFNLGIDNNLQKFLLLINPLSSALFFFGLALLFKKHTKLVMIITNFLLSFLLYANIAYYRFFNDFITVPVLMQTKTNAGQLGDSALSLMSPFDILYFTDFFILIALALTVFKHVKVTNRKSFKIVLLFAITTFLFNLGLAEKDRPQLLSRSFDRNYLVKYLGAYNFTIYDVIQNVKSSSQRALADSSDITDVENYRKANYAAPNPELFAKAKGMNVLYISMESFQSFMIDYKMPDGQEVTPFLNSLVHDGSTFYFDNFYHQTGQGKTSDAEFLMENSLYPMAQGAVFVNKAQNTYQAMPSILKGQGYSSAVLHGNFKTFWNRNVIYKAFGYDQFFDAEYYNMTDENTKNYGMKDKPFFKESIPLLESLKQPFYTKFISLSNHFPFEMDPDDTDFPAGDYGDTVVNQYFQSAHYMDQAFEQFFNDLKANGMYDNTVIVMYGDHYGISENHNEAMAKVLGVDEITPAINAKLQRVPLFIHVPGVKGGIQHQVGGEVDVRPTVLHLLGVDTKDYMEFGSDLLSPQHRNWALFRNGDFVASDVLQIKDKCYSDATGELMEDANACKETSDKVNTELQMSDEIVYKDLLRFYKPDGYTPINPNDYEYLGPKGKGSKTSESN encoded by the coding sequence ATGAATAAATTTAGACTATCTAAAAAATTAAACAATAGTCATATTACATTCTTCGTAGTTGCCGTTGTATTATTTTGGATCAAAACCTATGCGGCATATCAAATTGAATTTAACCTTGGAATTGATAATAACCTGCAGAAATTTTTGTTACTAATAAACCCGTTAAGCTCAGCGCTTTTCTTTTTTGGATTAGCACTGCTCTTTAAAAAGCATACAAAGTTGGTTATGATTATTACCAATTTTCTATTATCTTTCTTATTATACGCCAATATAGCGTATTATCGGTTTTTTAATGACTTTATTACCGTCCCTGTTCTAATGCAGACAAAGACAAATGCAGGACAATTGGGAGATAGTGCACTTTCGTTAATGTCCCCATTCGACATTCTTTACTTTACAGACTTTTTTATTTTAATTGCTCTAGCATTAACTGTTTTCAAACATGTAAAGGTAACGAACAGAAAGTCATTTAAAATTGTCCTTTTGTTTGCCATTACGACCTTTTTATTTAACCTTGGATTGGCCGAAAAGGATCGTCCGCAATTATTGTCGCGTTCATTTGACAGGAATTACTTGGTGAAATACTTAGGCGCGTACAACTTTACCATATATGATGTCATTCAAAATGTTAAATCATCTAGTCAACGTGCTTTAGCGGATAGCAGTGATATTACGGATGTAGAAAACTACCGGAAAGCAAACTATGCTGCACCAAATCCTGAACTCTTTGCAAAAGCAAAAGGAATGAATGTTCTTTATATTTCTATGGAATCATTTCAAAGCTTTATGATTGATTATAAAATGCCTGACGGACAAGAGGTAACACCATTTTTAAATTCGTTGGTACACGATGGAAGCACGTTTTATTTTGATAACTTCTACCATCAAACAGGGCAGGGTAAAACTTCGGATGCTGAATTTTTAATGGAAAACTCTTTATACCCAATGGCTCAGGGTGCTGTATTTGTAAATAAAGCACAAAATACGTATCAAGCAATGCCATCTATTCTTAAAGGTCAAGGATACAGCTCAGCCGTCTTACATGGTAACTTTAAAACATTCTGGAATCGAAATGTGATCTATAAAGCATTCGGGTACGATCAATTTTTTGATGCAGAATACTACAACATGACAGATGAAAATACGAAGAATTATGGGATGAAGGACAAACCATTCTTTAAAGAATCGATACCGTTGCTTGAAAGTTTAAAGCAGCCGTTCTATACAAAGTTTATTTCCTTATCAAACCATTTCCCATTTGAAATGGATCCTGACGATACCGATTTCCCTGCAGGTGATTATGGTGATACAGTTGTGAATCAATATTTCCAATCTGCACACTATATGGATCAGGCTTTCGAACAATTTTTTAATGATCTAAAAGCAAATGGTATGTATGATAATACTGTGATTGTCATGTATGGTGACCACTACGGAATTTCCGAAAACCATAACGAAGCAATGGCTAAGGTTTTAGGCGTAGACGAGATCACTCCGGCTATTAACGCTAAACTGCAGCGTGTGCCATTGTTTATCCACGTTCCTGGTGTAAAAGGCGGAATCCAACATCAAGTCGGCGGAGAAGTAGACGTTCGTCCAACAGTACTTCACTTATTAGGAGTAGATACTAAGGATTATATGGAGTTTGGCTCAGATTTATTATCACCACAGCATCGTAATTGGGCTTTATTTAGAAATGGCGATTTTGTAGCATCCGATGTCCTCCAAATTAAGGACAAATGCTATTCTGATGCTACCGGTGAATTAATGGAAGATGCAAATGCATGTAAGGAAACCTCTGATAAAGTGAATACAGAACTACAAATGTCTGATGAAATTGTCTATAAAGATCTATTACGTTTCTATAAACCAGATGGATACACCCCAATTAACCCGAATGACTATGAATATTTGGGACCAAAGGGTAAAGGATCAAAAACATCGGAAAGTAATTAA
- a CDS encoding H-type small acid-soluble spore protein yields MNVNRVKQILSSTADIEVKYNGTSVWIDQLNEDGKTATVHLRGPLEERTTVEIGELLED; encoded by the coding sequence ATGAATGTTAACCGCGTAAAACAAATTTTATCCTCGACAGCAGATATTGAAGTAAAATACAATGGGACCTCTGTATGGATTGACCAATTAAATGAAGATGGGAAAACAGCAACCGTTCATTTGCGGGGTCCACTTGAAGAAAGAACGACTGTTGAAATCGGTGAACTACTAGAAGATTAA
- a CDS encoding MFS transporter, translating to MARINYWNPEDEKFWKAEGKKHARRNLWISVPSLMLAFIVWQIWSVVAVRLNDIGFHFTEEQLFTLAAIPGLVGATLRFVYTFAAGSMGGKTFTVISTAVLAIPAIGIGFAVQNPETPFSIMLLLAALCGLGGGNFSSSSANISFFFPKKEKGTALGINGGLGNMGVSVVQFVTPLIVTSGTFALVGGKQVLANGQEVWLQNAAFIWVIPIVIMTLLAFFKMDNVPGAKQTVADQFVIVKRKHTWIMTALYVATFGSFIGYSAAFPLLLKSQFPEHISLAFLGALVAAAARPVGGWMADKLGGARVTAYVLVIMGVGATGVIYFLNGKQFAGFLIAFLVLFLASGIGSGSTFQMIPTIFIPKEAAPVIGFSAAFAAYGSFFIPKLFGWSVNATGTPVTAFYFFIGFYVIAFGLNWFFYQKKATGAKQLAKQVG from the coding sequence ATGGCACGTATTAATTATTGGAATCCAGAAGATGAAAAGTTCTGGAAAGCTGAAGGAAAAAAACATGCAAGACGAAATCTTTGGATCTCCGTACCATCTTTGATGCTAGCATTTATCGTTTGGCAAATTTGGTCCGTTGTTGCAGTTAGACTTAACGATATTGGGTTCCACTTTACCGAAGAACAATTATTTACACTTGCTGCTATCCCTGGTCTAGTGGGTGCAACCCTTCGTTTTGTCTATACGTTCGCTGCCGGGTCAATGGGTGGAAAGACTTTTACAGTCATTTCAACAGCCGTGCTTGCGATACCGGCAATTGGTATTGGTTTTGCTGTTCAAAATCCCGAAACACCATTTTCTATCATGCTATTACTTGCAGCCCTTTGCGGTTTAGGCGGCGGAAACTTTTCATCTTCATCAGCCAATATCAGCTTCTTCTTTCCTAAAAAGGAAAAAGGAACAGCACTTGGAATTAACGGCGGCTTAGGAAACATGGGTGTCTCTGTTGTACAATTCGTTACACCATTAATTGTAACTTCAGGAACTTTCGCATTAGTTGGCGGCAAACAAGTTTTAGCAAACGGACAGGAAGTTTGGTTACAAAACGCAGCTTTCATTTGGGTGATTCCAATTGTGATTATGACATTACTTGCGTTCTTTAAAATGGATAACGTTCCAGGAGCAAAACAAACCGTTGCAGACCAATTTGTGATTGTAAAAAGGAAACATACGTGGATTATGACGGCACTTTATGTAGCGACATTTGGTTCATTTATTGGATATTCTGCGGCATTCCCGCTGTTACTAAAATCTCAATTTCCGGAGCATATCTCCCTTGCCTTCCTTGGTGCATTGGTAGCAGCAGCGGCAAGACCTGTAGGTGGATGGATGGCTGACAAACTGGGTGGTGCTAGAGTAACGGCATATGTATTAGTGATCATGGGAGTAGGAGCAACAGGAGTTATTTACTTCTTGAATGGGAAACAATTTGCGGGATTCTTAATCGCTTTCTTAGTTTTATTCTTAGCATCAGGTATTGGTTCTGGATCAACATTCCAAATGATTCCAACTATTTTTATTCCAAAAGAAGCAGCACCAGTAATCGGATTTTCAGCAGCATTTGCTGCATATGGCTCATTCTTCATTCCGAAGCTTTTCGGATGGTCAGTAAATGCTACTGGAACACCAGTCACTGCTTTCTATTTCTTTATTGGATTTTACGTTATCGCATTTGGACTTAACTGGTTCTTCTATCAAAAGAAAGCAACAGGTGCAAAACAATTGGCAAAACAGGTTGGATGA
- a CDS encoding NarK/NasA family nitrate transporter, whose protein sequence is MKQGTKQLIIQTGSLVAGFMVWVLISSLMPFIKEDIPLSSTQIAWATAVPVILGSLLRVPIGFWANRFGARILFTISFIILLVPIALLSFANSILMLILGGFLLGIGGAVFSIGVTSLPKYYPKEKHGFINGIYGAGNIGTAITSFATPVLANSFGWRTTIQIFLIIVLIFAIINFLLGDKKEHKVNNSAKEVIKEVYKNPKLWFLSLFYFITFGSFVAFTIYLPSFLVNHFELDKVDAGLRTAGFIALATFFRPVGGWLGDKINPFLILMAVFFSLTFAGFLLSFTPSLPIYSFGCLLVAFFAGIGNGAIFKLVPFYFSKQAGIVNGIVAAMGGLGGFFPPIILTILFNWTGHYAIGFMSLSEFSLASLVIVVWLYYQEKLDISAKIVNHAVDGICVTDINGIIQSINPAFTKITGYSKEEVIGKTPSVLQSGEHDNDFYKNMWASLKSNGIWEGYIWNKRKNNEIYKEWLTITAIKDDAGEIKNYVGMFYEENDRSKE, encoded by the coding sequence ATGAAACAAGGAACAAAACAGCTCATTATTCAAACGGGAAGTCTTGTTGCTGGCTTTATGGTTTGGGTGCTTATTTCTTCATTAATGCCTTTTATTAAGGAGGATATCCCCTTATCGTCAACTCAAATTGCATGGGCAACGGCTGTACCCGTCATTTTAGGGTCATTGCTACGGGTACCAATTGGTTTTTGGGCCAATCGGTTTGGCGCTAGAATTTTATTTACGATTAGTTTTATTATTTTGTTGGTACCAATCGCACTTTTAAGCTTTGCAAATTCAATCCTTATGTTGATTTTAGGAGGATTTCTGCTTGGAATTGGCGGAGCAGTCTTTTCGATTGGGGTCACCTCATTACCGAAATACTATCCTAAAGAAAAGCATGGCTTTATAAATGGAATATATGGGGCAGGTAATATCGGAACGGCCATCACATCATTTGCAACACCTGTGTTAGCTAATTCCTTTGGTTGGAGGACGACGATTCAAATATTTTTAATTATTGTCCTGATATTCGCTATTATTAATTTCCTTTTAGGAGATAAAAAAGAACACAAAGTAAATAACTCAGCAAAAGAGGTAATAAAAGAAGTATACAAAAATCCGAAACTTTGGTTTTTAAGTTTATTTTACTTCATCACATTTGGTTCCTTTGTTGCCTTTACGATTTATTTACCTTCTTTTTTAGTCAATCACTTTGAATTAGATAAGGTAGATGCAGGCTTACGTACTGCTGGTTTTATTGCCTTGGCTACTTTTTTTAGACCTGTAGGGGGGTGGCTTGGCGATAAAATCAACCCTTTTCTTATCCTTATGGCTGTCTTTTTTAGTTTAACCTTTGCAGGGTTCCTACTTTCATTCACACCATCTTTGCCGATCTATTCATTTGGATGTTTATTGGTTGCTTTCTTCGCAGGGATTGGTAATGGAGCCATTTTTAAGCTAGTTCCATTTTATTTTTCAAAGCAAGCAGGGATTGTCAATGGTATTGTTGCAGCAATGGGAGGTCTGGGGGGGTTTTTCCCGCCAATCATCTTAACAATTCTGTTTAATTGGACTGGACATTACGCGATTGGTTTTATGTCGCTATCCGAATTCTCGTTGGCAAGTTTAGTAATCGTTGTTTGGCTTTATTATCAAGAAAAGCTTGATATTTCCGCTAAAATTGTGAACCACGCAGTGGATGGTATCTGTGTGACCGATATAAACGGAATCATCCAGAGCATCAACCCGGCGTTTACAAAGATCACAGGTTATAGTAAGGAAGAGGTAATTGGTAAAACACCGAGTGTCCTGCAATCCGGTGAACATGATAATGACTTTTATAAAAACATGTGGGCGAGTCTTAAATCAAACGGAATTTGGGAAGGGTATATTTGGAACAAACGAAAAAATAATGAGATTTATAAAGAATGGTTAACCATTACAGCCATCAAGGATGATGCAGGGGAAATAAAAAATTATGTAGGAATGTTTTACGAAGAGAATGACCGTTCTAAGGAATAA